Below is a window of Phormidium ambiguum IAM M-71 DNA.
GGCTCTAAAGAACCATCCGTTTTTTCAAACAGTGTTAGAAAGCAACGCGCTTGTTTTTCACACATAATTTGCTCCATGCGAATCAGCGCAGCTTTGATTAATTCCCCGGCTCGTTCCAAGTCTTTTTCAGCAATTTCATCTAAAATAAATAGTCGGGAAACCTGCGCCATCTCTTGCGGAAATTCTACGGCTATATCTTGGAGTTTGGAAATAAGATTTTCTGCACTTGAATTAATATCAATTTCTCGAATTTGTTGCCATAAAAATCGATGATGGGAAAAGCTTAATTCTAATTCTTTACTTTCCAACCCATCAATGATATTTTGGCGATGTTCAGGACAGTGAATATAAATCCGCAATAATAAAGCTTCGGCAATTTTTAAAAGGTCATCTCGTTGGTTTGTAACTACTTTTTCTGCTTCAGTGTCTGGTTTTTTTACAATACTAAGTTGTGGTTTTGTTTGGGGATAATTACGCTTAACTATATTCTCTATTAATAAGGGCATTTGTAGAGATTGATTATTACGACATAGCACTTTCCAGTGTTGCACAACTTTGTTGAGGAGATTTTGAGAAATTAAGGGGATTTGCCGAGAATCGCCTCTGCTCAAGCGTTCGGCACACAAATTAACATAGTATGTTAGTTGATTATCGTCGATGATGTTACCAAGAATTTTCACCATTTCTTCAGCTACTTGCTGATATTGGTTGGCTTGTTTGAGGTCTTTACTTTCTAATAATTGTTCGATTTGCCAAGCTAACCATAAAGGTGCATCAGTTAATAAATTCTCGTATTTTTCAGCAGAATAGGTTTTTAAGTATTCGTCGGCATCTTTGCCGTTAGGAAGGTTAAGAATGCGGAGTTGAATTTCTCCTTTATAAGCTAGGTTGGCGATTTCTGCGATCGCTCTTTTGGCGGCGGTGTTTCCCGCTTTGTCAGCATCGAAATTTAAAACTAATTGTTTGGATTCGTTGTAACGTAAAAGTAGTTTTACTTGGTCTAAACTTAAGGCTGTTCCCAAAGAGGCGACGGCGTTGGTAATTCCCTTTGCGTGAAGTGCGATCGCATCAAAATACCCTTCCACCACCACTGCTAAATCTTGTTTAGAAATCGCATCTTTGGCTTTATCTAAACCAAACAAAGTTTTGCCTTTAATAAATAGTTGGCTTTCGGGAGAATTGAGATATTTTGGTTGTTCGTCGCTGAGAGTTCTGCCACCAAAACCGATTACTCTACCTTGGAGATCGTGGATGGGAATAATTAGGCGATCGCGGAAATAATCATAATAGCTAACTTGCGATTCTTTGCGAAGCCGAATCAATCCCGCTTGTTCTACTAAGGGAATAGAAAATCCCTTTTGTTCCACCAAATATCGATAAAGAGTTTCCCAACCCGCAGGCGCATAACCTAACTGAAACTTCTTAATTGTTTCATCATTTAACTGTCGTTCTGAGTGCAAATATTCTAAAGCTACTTTCCCGGAAGGTTGATACAAAGCGTGTTGATAAAACGCCGTTGTGACTGCCAAAATCTCAAATAATTGTTCTCTTAAAGTTATTTGGCGTTGCAGTTCTTGACGTTGTTCCGGTTCCAATGTTTGCACTGGTATGGAATAGCGTCGCGCCAAATTTAAGACCACATCTGCAAAAGATTGTTTTTCCAGTTCCATGAGGAACTTAATGACATTTCCCCCAGCTTGACAACCGAAGCAATAATACATTTGCTTCTGAGGACTAACGCTAAAACTGGGAGATTTTTCATCATGAAACGGACATAAACCTTGGAAATCTTTACCCCGTTTGCGTAAAACAACTTTTTCCGAGATCACTTCGACGATATCGGCGCGTTGTTTAACTTGTTCGATCGTATCAGGATGCAGGCGAGGAATTTGCATCAGGGGATTTGCTGTACTAAGTCATTACATTATAGTTTGAACAGCAGATCCCCGACTTCTTCAAGAATTCGAGGATCTCAAGTCAAAATACTTAAGTAATATTACGCAATAGTTAATAATTGTCTCAAAAGTAACGGAAAACCTGGTGATTCTACTATAAATTTAAATTAGATAAGAACATATTTGTTGCCAGCATAAAAATTTCGGCAAATTTTCCTGAACACGGATGGTATGTGGTGTATCTGCATATAGACGGATTCAAAACCCAACATTAATTTTACGGATTAATCTCAGTAAGAGTACAGAAAGATTAAGCTCAACATTCCGTATATCTTACTACTTGCTCAATTTCCGACCATAGATAGTGCTGGAAGAAGAATCTGAATTTTTGTGCTTTAGCAACACTAGTCACATTTCCCTGTCTGATACTAACGAAAAGAGGTTTAACAATGGAACTCCTGGCTTATATTTACATGACTTTGGCGCAAAAACCAGAATTACAAAAACCTGCGGAATTCAGAGATTTAGAGAAAAAAGAAAGCCAACAAAATTTTCAATATGTAGCTTTCGGACTATAGTGATAGCTTAATTTGTTAATTAGTTTTGGTCGGTATTAGTAATGAGTAATAGATAGTTATTAGTGAGAGCAAAAACTCTTATCATACTACCTATTACTTCATTAAATCAGTAGTTTATAAGGTAATATAATCAGATCCCCGACTTTTTCAAAAAGTCGGGGATCTGAATTTTGATGCGATCGACACTGTACTATTCTGGGATATCGATCCGATCGCGGTTGGCAAACTCTGAAGGTGGACGTTCCGTGCTCCAAGCCCACCAAACACTCCCACAATGGCAGTAATAAAACTCCTGCCATTTTTTCCGATAGTCTTCAGTATAGACAGGCGATCGACGATTAATCCACACCTTATCCGCCTCCATACAAGTAGCATGACAAGTCGGACAAGAGAAATTTTGTGCGTGAGTCGCTTTTTCAGTCCATTCGGGCGGAACAGGGGCAAAAGCTTCCATGATTCATTTATCTAGGGTTTTATCGCCCATTATCATCTTTAATACATTAGATGCGCTACTAAAAATTGCCTTGCCAGTAAAATAGGCAAATTTCTAGTCTACAAGATTTGAGCAAACCAATTCTCTGATGTAGGAGATTAATCCTGAATTCTATCATATTTAAATAGTCATTTAACCACTCATCAGCAGTTCACACATTTTAAAGATTAAAGAGTGTAATTTTTTTCATCTTCTTCCCGGTTTCATGCTGTACCCTCTAATAAGGCATTCTTTCCCATAAACTTCTAAATTCCGGTTTAGTAGAATTTCTCACCCCGATTGTTATGCACAATGGAGTCGATTAATTTATGTCTCATCCTATTTACCTGAACTTAATTTCCTTTTTAGGAATATTCGGATTATGTATAGTCGCTTGGATTTTTTCGGAACATCGTAAAGTTATCCCTTGGCGAGTCATTATTGGCGGTATACTTTTACAATTAGTTTTGGGATTTTTAGTATTTCAATTTCCGCTAACCAGAGAAGCATTAAAAGGATTTAGTAGCTTATTAGACAGCGTATTTTATGCAGCTGATGTAGGAGCAAACTTTGTTTTTGGTAATAATATTGTCCCCCTACCGGGAAGAGCAACAACTGTAAATTTAGGCTACATTTTTGCCTTTCGCGCCCTACCTGCGGTAATTTTCTTTTCGGGATTAATGGCATTACTTTATAACTTGGGGATAATTCAAATTATTACCACTATATTCGCCAAAGCATTCTACAAAACTATGGGATTAAGTGGGGCAGAATCTCTGAGTGGGGCAGCCAATATTTTTGTCGGAATTGAAGCAGCGATCGCCGTTAAACCCTTCATTCCCAAAATGACACGCAGCGAAATCTGTGCAATTTTAGCTTGTTGTTTTGGTACGGCGGCTTCTTCCACATTAGCAATTTATGTGAATTTCCTCAGACCAGTATTTCCGAACATTTTAGGACATTTGGTATCAGCGTCAATTATGGCGATACCCGCTTGTTTTGTGTTATCAAAAATCTTAGTCCCGGAAACAGAAGTTCCGGTAACAGCCGGAGGAATTCCTGTTGAAGAAAAAACCCAAAAAACAAATACAGAAGAGGAAGAACAAGCCCCCACTGAAACAGTAGGCGGAGAACCAATCGAACGAGTTAGCCCAATGGATGCGGCAATTTTAGGCGCACTTGATGGGGTGAAAATGGCTGTTTCGATCGCGGCTGTATTGATTTTAATTCTGGGTTTAGTTTCTTTGATCAATCAAATTTTTGGAGGTTTGGCTAGCGTACCTGGTTTTATTGGACAAATTTTTAGTGTAGTAACTTTACCCAACATTTTAGGATTTATCTTTTATCCATTAACTTTATTAACTGGCGTTCCTTTTGATGAATCTTGGACAGCTTCGGTAATTATTGGCAGAAGACTTTTAGAAACAGCAATTCCACCTTATCAAGCATTAGCAGAAGCAGCCAAAAATGGTCAAGTGAGCGATCGCACAGTGTTAATTGTCAGTTACGCCCTTTCCGGTTTCGCTCACATCGCCTCCGTTGGCATCTTTGTTGGTGGTACGATCGCTCTAGCACCCTCCCGCAGAAAAGACATTTCCGCATTAGGTTGGAAAGCCTTATTTGTCGGCACTTTAGCCACCTTAATGATTGCTTGCATCGCAGGTGTATATGACACTGGTAATCCCAGCATTTTAGGCGAAAAACAAGCCCCAACCCCCGCTGTCTCCCCAACCCCAACCCCAACTCCAACTCCCGCACCCACCACACCCGCCGCAAGCCCAACACCCCAAGCAGCACCCCCAGTCGCACCTAAACCTCAAGCTCCCGCAGCTAAACCTTCTCCTTGATTGTTGGGCAGGGGGGCAGGGGGGACAAGGGGACAAGGGGACAAGGGGAATTTTTTCCTTCTGCCTTCTGCCTTTCCTTCTGCCTTCTGCCTTCTGCCTTCTGCCTTTCCTTCTGCCTTCTACCTTCTACCTTTTTCCTTCTACCTTCTACCTTTTTCCTTCTGCCTTCTGCCTTCTGCCTTCTGCCTTTCCTTCTGCCTTCTGCCTTTCTTAAAATTGACTTATGGAGCCAAAAACAGAAATTAGTCGCCTGCTCGATATTATGCCCGCCTCTGGTCGGATGATGTGTAAAATCATCAGTAAACCAGAGCAAAAAACAGTAATAGAAAGCCCTTATCCTTTGCCTTGGAATGGGACAAGAGAAGTTTGGATTAACTTTGATTTGTGGAGTCGTTTAGCGCCACAACAACGAGATTTATTGTTGTTAAGAACGGTTTCTTGGCTAATAGGAATTAAATGGTTTAAACCTGATGTTTATCAAGGTGTAGTAGTAGCTTCCCTTTTAGGGGGAGTATTTGAATTAGTCGAAAAAGATATAGTTGGCGTAGTAGTTGCGGGCGGCTTAACTGCATTAGCAGGTATGCAAATTTGGCGGAATAATCGCAGTTCGCAAGCGCAACTTACTGCTGATGAAGCTGCGCTCAAAGTAGCGATTCGTCGGGGTTATTCAGAAACAGAAGCCGCTCAAAGTTTAATTCGTGCGATCGATGCTGTAGCGCAAATTGAAGGGCGCTCTACCTTGGATTTTTTGGAGTTATTGCGCCGCCAAAATTTAAGATCGATCGCCAATCTTTCCCCAGTCGGTGTCCCAGAAACAATCAAAAAAGAATAACTTATTTTATATGTCTCATCCAATTTACCTTAACTTGATTTCCTTCTTAGGTATTTGGGTATTTTGTCTCATAGCTTGGCTCTTTTCCGAACATCGCCAAATTATCCCTTGGCGAGTCATCATTGGTGGCATACTCTTACAATTAGTTTTGGGATTTTTTGTATTTCAATTTCCCTTGACAAGAGCGGGGTTAGAAATATTCAGTAACTTATTAAACAGCGTATTTTTAGCTGCTGATGTCGGCGCAAACTTCGTCTTTGGTAAAAATATTGTGCCTTTACCAGACAAACCAGCAGATATAAATTTAGGGTATATTTTTGCTTTTCGCGCTCTTCCTGCGATCGTATTTTTTTCCGGTTTAATCGGCTTACTTTATAGCTTAGGAATCATTCAAATTATTACCAACTTTTTCGCCAAAATATTCTATAAATCCATGCGATTAAGTGGAGCAGAAGCTTTAAGTGGAGCAGCAAATATATTTGTTGGAATTGAAGCAACAATTGCGGTTAAACCCTACATTCCCAAAATGACTCGCAGCGAATTATGTGCGATTTTATCTTGTTGTTTTGGAACTGTTGCTTCTTCCACATTAGCACTTTATGTAAATTTTCTGAAACCAGTATTTCCTAATATTTTAGGACACTTGGTATCTGCATCAATTATGGCAATACCTGCTTGTTTTGTTTTATCTAAAATCTTAGTACCAGAAACCGAAATTCCTCTAACATCTGGAGGAGTACCTGTAGAAAAGCAGCCAGAGATCGATCGAGAAACAATACCAACAGAAACAGTAGGGGGAGAATTAATTGAACGAATTAGTCCAATGGATGCAGCAATTTTAGGCGCACTTGATGGAGTGAAAATGGCTGTTTCTATTGCGGCTATATTAATTTTAATTTTAGGGTTGGTATCTTTAATTAATCAATTATTAGGTGGGGAAACTTTACAAACAATTTTGGGAGTTTTGTTTTTTCCTTTCACATTACTAACTGGAATTCCCTTTA
It encodes the following:
- a CDS encoding NupC/NupG family nucleoside CNT transporter translates to MSHPIYLNLISFLGIWVFCLIAWLFSEHRQIIPWRVIIGGILLQLVLGFFVFQFPLTRAGLEIFSNLLNSVFLAADVGANFVFGKNIVPLPDKPADINLGYIFAFRALPAIVFFSGLIGLLYSLGIIQIITNFFAKIFYKSMRLSGAEALSGAANIFVGIEATIAVKPYIPKMTRSELCAILSCCFGTVASSTLALYVNFLKPVFPNILGHLVSASIMAIPACFVLSKILVPETEIPLTSGGVPVEKQPEIDRETIPTETVGGELIERISPMDAAILGALDGVKMAVSIAAILILILGLVSLINQLLGGETLQTILGVLFFPFTLLTGIPFNEAWIASVIIGRRLLETEIPSYFALAEAAAAGKISDRTILIVSYALSGFAHIASIGIFVGGTIALAPSRRTDIAQLGWKALFVGTLATLMIACIAGVYDTGNPSILGNT
- a CDS encoding DUF3318 domain-containing protein; this encodes MEPKTEISRLLDIMPASGRMMCKIISKPEQKTVIESPYPLPWNGTREVWINFDLWSRLAPQQRDLLLLRTVSWLIGIKWFKPDVYQGVVVASLLGGVFELVEKDIVGVVVAGGLTALAGMQIWRNNRSSQAQLTADEAALKVAIRRGYSETEAAQSLIRAIDAVAQIEGRSTLDFLELLRRQNLRSIANLSPVGVPETIKKE
- a CDS encoding NupC/NupG family nucleoside CNT transporter; this translates as MSHPIYLNLISFLGIFGLCIVAWIFSEHRKVIPWRVIIGGILLQLVLGFLVFQFPLTREALKGFSSLLDSVFYAADVGANFVFGNNIVPLPGRATTVNLGYIFAFRALPAVIFFSGLMALLYNLGIIQIITTIFAKAFYKTMGLSGAESLSGAANIFVGIEAAIAVKPFIPKMTRSEICAILACCFGTAASSTLAIYVNFLRPVFPNILGHLVSASIMAIPACFVLSKILVPETEVPVTAGGIPVEEKTQKTNTEEEEQAPTETVGGEPIERVSPMDAAILGALDGVKMAVSIAAVLILILGLVSLINQIFGGLASVPGFIGQIFSVVTLPNILGFIFYPLTLLTGVPFDESWTASVIIGRRLLETAIPPYQALAEAAKNGQVSDRTVLIVSYALSGFAHIASVGIFVGGTIALAPSRRKDISALGWKALFVGTLATLMIACIAGVYDTGNPSILGEKQAPTPAVSPTPTPTPTPAPTTPAASPTPQAAPPVAPKPQAPAAKPSP
- the dnaG gene encoding DNA primase, with product MQIPRLHPDTIEQVKQRADIVEVISEKVVLRKRGKDFQGLCPFHDEKSPSFSVSPQKQMYYCFGCQAGGNVIKFLMELEKQSFADVVLNLARRYSIPVQTLEPEQRQELQRQITLREQLFEILAVTTAFYQHALYQPSGKVALEYLHSERQLNDETIKKFQLGYAPAGWETLYRYLVEQKGFSIPLVEQAGLIRLRKESQVSYYDYFRDRLIIPIHDLQGRVIGFGGRTLSDEQPKYLNSPESQLFIKGKTLFGLDKAKDAISKQDLAVVVEGYFDAIALHAKGITNAVASLGTALSLDQVKLLLRYNESKQLVLNFDADKAGNTAAKRAIAEIANLAYKGEIQLRILNLPNGKDADEYLKTYSAEKYENLLTDAPLWLAWQIEQLLESKDLKQANQYQQVAEEMVKILGNIIDDNQLTYYVNLCAERLSRGDSRQIPLISQNLLNKVVQHWKVLCRNNQSLQMPLLIENIVKRNYPQTKPQLSIVKKPDTEAEKVVTNQRDDLLKIAEALLLRIYIHCPEHRQNIIDGLESKELELSFSHHRFLWQQIREIDINSSAENLISKLQDIAVEFPQEMAQVSRLFILDEIAEKDLERAGELIKAALIRMEQIMCEKQARCFLTLFEKTDGSLEPENQQNYYQEFLYYKQRSMELEQQCQVSISDLLQL